The following are encoded together in the Longimicrobium terrae genome:
- a CDS encoding tetratricopeptide repeat protein, whose protein sequence is MFQQVGAEVLEATVAPRPFEAPLSHGELEDLRWYLEDYLTAPFAVYEERGSAIQGRIEGWGTQLFEALFGQGRPGREAYLRARSFAGGWSLWMESGSPAFLALPWELMRDPTLPAPLALDVPVNRTIDTLSAAVSASSQDLRVLMVIARPDGVDDAGFRVIARSLVERLPAVSGRVTVDVARPPTLDELRRRMEEAQQEGRPYQVVHFDGHGTYEGGRKPQGYLIFEKEGDAHPVPADEIGAVLAGAGVPLLVLNACHSGTLTHAETAEAAVATQVLRAGAAAVVAMGYSVYVPAAAEFMAAFYESLFDGETVEEAVRSGRRRMHRAPLRPSPRGPLPLDDWMVPVHYARSEVRFPGLARTISSPPPPPGLPTQEPQPGAAAETAGTRHAEGALEAAEGVFVGRDHEFLRLEWGLQNRRVLLLHGQGGTGKTELAKGFARWLRDTGGADPGLVFFHSFEPGVASFGLSGVVTPIGIELFGADFVRDASETADRTAAILDLMRRKRVLLVWDNFETVREMPDPTGTTPPLDPAEQDEIRDFLAEVAKSARGGVIITSRAPEKWLGDVHRLEVPGLDSQGAAEYADKLLALHPAAQPHREERAFGELLEALGGNPLGMRLTLPHLERSSAPELLRKLREAAPLDAPGGRLDSLAASVRYSFRHLLEGDRRLLPALALFEGVCDADVLRVMSEHPDVPHRFQRVTRDTWTAALDGCVAVGLLTDLRDGMYGIHPVLPSFLEGLWLEQAGSGYDAERTAALRAAVRACADLGEWAASQIESGDATFAFSWVKRLRRTLGAMAVSAVGAGDFAEAYHILLPLLKVLDAEGCWVELRRWADLCRTAIEGPLGDAPEPGSAAAALWILALTAEAGIALLMRDAAGAELTLRRIESVLRDCRDDASRFSLAAIHHRLGIAAELRSDLAAADQWYRRSMEVMEELGNRSSVGDSCHQLGVAAQRRGDLSAAEEWFLTALEIREELGDQPGRASVLHQIAGIARDRGDFSAAEKWYNRSLAIEEELENRHGRATSYHQLSIVAQRRGNLVAAKEKVRRALLIWEELGNRAGVAHSCHQLGIIAQLGGDPFAAEEWYRKALPIMEELGIGPGTASSCFQLGRVAQDRGDLTAAEEWYHRSLAITDRLGDRSGVATAYQQIGMVAQERGDLAAAEGWYRQSLAIHEELEKRPDRALSYGQMGMLEEQRNNLPAAMNWMVRANALFADFGNPATGPAPYHLARFTRALGMPALEAAWLCVAGVPLPADAWNAVGWMIEQLERMEAGNAADS, encoded by the coding sequence GTGTTTCAACAGGTCGGGGCGGAGGTGCTGGAGGCCACGGTGGCGCCGCGACCGTTCGAGGCTCCGCTCTCTCACGGCGAACTGGAGGATCTCCGCTGGTACTTGGAGGACTACCTGACGGCGCCGTTCGCGGTGTACGAGGAGCGGGGATCGGCGATCCAGGGGCGAATCGAGGGGTGGGGAACACAGCTCTTCGAAGCGCTTTTCGGCCAGGGCAGGCCAGGGCGCGAGGCGTACCTGCGGGCCCGCTCGTTCGCCGGCGGGTGGAGCCTGTGGATGGAGTCTGGCTCGCCTGCCTTTCTTGCGCTCCCCTGGGAGCTGATGCGCGACCCGACGCTCCCGGCGCCGCTGGCGCTGGACGTCCCGGTGAACCGCACCATCGACACGCTCTCCGCGGCCGTGTCGGCCTCCTCCCAAGACCTGCGCGTACTGATGGTGATTGCCAGGCCGGACGGCGTGGACGACGCGGGGTTCCGCGTGATCGCGCGGTCGCTGGTGGAGCGCCTTCCCGCGGTTTCAGGGCGAGTAACGGTGGACGTGGCGCGCCCGCCCACGCTGGACGAGCTACGGCGGCGGATGGAAGAGGCACAGCAGGAAGGGAGGCCGTACCAGGTGGTCCACTTCGATGGGCACGGCACCTACGAGGGCGGACGCAAGCCCCAGGGATACCTCATCTTCGAGAAGGAAGGAGATGCGCACCCCGTCCCGGCGGATGAGATCGGAGCGGTGCTCGCGGGCGCGGGAGTACCGCTCCTGGTCCTCAACGCCTGCCATTCGGGAACGCTGACCCACGCCGAGACGGCGGAGGCGGCGGTGGCCACGCAGGTGCTGCGCGCGGGCGCCGCGGCCGTGGTGGCCATGGGTTACTCCGTCTACGTGCCGGCAGCGGCGGAGTTCATGGCGGCGTTCTACGAATCGCTCTTCGACGGCGAGACGGTGGAGGAGGCGGTGCGCTCCGGTCGCCGCCGGATGCACCGTGCGCCCCTGCGCCCCAGCCCGAGGGGGCCGCTGCCGCTGGACGACTGGATGGTCCCCGTCCACTACGCGCGCTCCGAAGTGCGCTTTCCGGGGCTGGCGCGGACGATCTCATCCCCACCGCCGCCGCCGGGCTTACCGACGCAGGAACCTCAGCCCGGCGCGGCGGCGGAGACCGCGGGGACGAGGCATGCGGAAGGCGCGCTCGAAGCGGCGGAAGGCGTGTTCGTGGGACGCGACCACGAGTTCCTGCGCCTGGAGTGGGGGTTGCAAAACCGGCGGGTGCTGCTGCTGCACGGGCAGGGCGGGACGGGGAAGACAGAGCTTGCAAAAGGGTTCGCGCGGTGGCTGCGCGACACGGGCGGAGCGGACCCCGGACTGGTGTTCTTCCACTCGTTCGAGCCGGGGGTCGCGTCATTCGGCCTCTCCGGCGTCGTGACGCCGATCGGCATCGAACTGTTCGGCGCGGACTTCGTGCGGGACGCGTCGGAGACGGCGGACCGCACGGCGGCGATCCTGGACCTGATGCGCCGGAAGCGCGTTCTGCTGGTGTGGGACAACTTCGAGACCGTCCGCGAGATGCCGGACCCCACGGGCACCACGCCACCGCTGGACCCAGCGGAGCAGGACGAGATCCGGGATTTCCTGGCGGAGGTGGCAAAGAGCGCCAGGGGCGGAGTCATCATCACCAGCCGCGCGCCGGAGAAATGGCTGGGCGACGTGCATCGGCTCGAGGTGCCTGGACTGGACTCCCAGGGAGCGGCGGAGTACGCGGACAAACTGCTCGCGCTCCATCCGGCCGCGCAGCCGCACCGGGAGGAGAGGGCGTTCGGGGAGCTGCTGGAGGCGCTGGGGGGGAATCCCCTGGGTATGCGCCTCACGCTGCCGCATCTGGAGCGCTCGAGCGCGCCGGAGCTCCTCCGGAAACTGCGCGAGGCGGCGCCCCTGGATGCTCCGGGGGGCAGGCTGGACTCCCTCGCGGCCAGCGTGCGCTATTCCTTCCGGCACCTGCTGGAAGGCGACCGGCGCCTGCTCCCCGCCCTGGCGCTCTTCGAAGGCGTCTGCGACGCGGATGTGCTAAGGGTGATGAGCGAGCATCCCGACGTGCCGCACCGGTTCCAGCGGGTCACGCGGGATACGTGGACCGCCGCGCTGGACGGGTGTGTAGCCGTGGGGCTTCTTACCGACCTGCGCGACGGCATGTACGGCATCCACCCGGTGCTCCCTTCGTTCCTGGAAGGATTGTGGCTGGAGCAGGCGGGGAGCGGCTACGACGCGGAGCGCACAGCGGCCCTCCGTGCGGCTGTCCGGGCATGCGCGGACCTGGGTGAGTGGGCGGCGTCGCAGATCGAGAGCGGAGACGCCACGTTCGCCTTCTCCTGGGTCAAGCGGCTGCGGCGCACGCTCGGTGCGATGGCCGTGTCGGCGGTGGGCGCGGGGGATTTCGCGGAAGCGTATCACATCCTCCTGCCGCTCCTGAAGGTGCTGGATGCAGAGGGCTGCTGGGTCGAGCTGCGCAGATGGGCGGACCTCTGCCGGACGGCGATCGAGGGCCCGCTCGGAGACGCTCCCGAGCCGGGGTCGGCCGCCGCCGCGCTCTGGATCCTGGCACTCACGGCCGAAGCCGGCATCGCGCTTCTGATGCGCGACGCGGCGGGGGCAGAGCTCACGCTCCGACGCATCGAATCGGTTCTCCGCGACTGCCGGGACGATGCGAGCCGCTTCTCGCTCGCGGCGATCCACCACCGCCTCGGAATCGCGGCGGAGCTGCGGAGCGACCTCGCCGCGGCGGATCAGTGGTACCGCAGGTCGATGGAGGTGATGGAGGAGCTGGGGAATCGTTCCTCCGTGGGGGACAGCTGCCACCAGCTTGGAGTGGCAGCACAGCGGCGAGGCGATCTCTCTGCGGCGGAGGAGTGGTTCCTCACCGCGCTGGAGATCCGCGAGGAATTGGGGGACCAGCCCGGCAGGGCGTCCGTCTTGCACCAGATCGCGGGAATCGCAAGGGACCGGGGCGACTTCTCTGCCGCGGAAAAGTGGTACAACAGGTCGCTCGCAATTGAGGAAGAGCTGGAAAACCGCCACGGCAGGGCTACCAGCTACCATCAGCTCAGCATCGTGGCGCAGAGGCGGGGAAACCTGGTCGCGGCAAAGGAGAAAGTCCGCAGGGCGCTCCTGATCTGGGAGGAGCTTGGGAACCGGGCCGGGGTGGCGCACAGCTGCCACCAGCTCGGCATAATCGCGCAGCTGGGAGGCGACCCCTTCGCGGCGGAGGAGTGGTACCGCAAGGCGCTCCCGATCATGGAGGAACTGGGGATTGGACCCGGCACGGCGTCCAGCTGCTTCCAACTCGGAAGGGTGGCGCAGGACCGGGGCGACCTCACGGCCGCGGAGGAGTGGTATCACCGGTCGCTCGCGATCACCGATCGCCTCGGTGACCGGTCCGGCGTGGCAACGGCGTACCAGCAGATCGGCATGGTGGCGCAGGAGCGGGGCGATCTCGCGGCCGCGGAAGGGTGGTACCGTCAATCGCTCGCGATCCACGAGGAGTTGGAGAAGCGGCCGGACCGGGCGCTGAGCTACGGCCAGATGGGAATGCTGGAAGAGCAGCGGAACAACCTCCCGGCGGCGATGAACTGGATGGTCCGCGCCAACGCCCTGTTCGCGGATTTCGGGAACCCGGCGACCGGCCCGGCTCCCTATCACCTGGCGCGCTTCACCCGCGCGCTGGGAATGCCCGCGCTGGAGGCGGCGTGGCTGTGCG